From a region of the Balaenoptera acutorostrata chromosome 14, mBalAcu1.1, whole genome shotgun sequence genome:
- the MAS1 gene encoding proto-oncogene Mas: MDEANRTSFVAEESSNASTSGNTSVADPRREIPIVHWVIMSISPLGFVENGILLWFLCFRMRRNPFTVYITHLSIADISLLFCIFILSVDYALDYELSSGYYYTIVTLSVTFLFGYNTGLYLLTAISVERCLSVLYPIWYRCHRPKHQSAFVCALLWALSCLVTTMEYVMCIDSEGQTHSRSDCRAVIIFIAILSFLVFTPLMVASSTILVVKIRKNAWASHSSKLYLVISVTIIIFFIFAMPMRLLYLLYYEYWSTFRNLHHISLLFSTISSSANPFIYFFVGSSRKKRFKESLKVVLTRAFKDEMQPRRPEDHTTTTETETVV; this comes from the coding sequence ATGGATGAGGCAAACAGGACATCATTTGTTGCTGAGGAGTCCTCGAACGCCTCAACCAGCGGGAACACCTCAGTAGCAGACCCGCGTCGGGAAATTCCCATCGTGCACTGGGTGATCATGAGCATCTCCCCACTGGGCTTTGTTGAGAATGGAATTCTCCTCTGGTTCCTCTGCTTCCGGATGAGAAGAAACCCCTTCACCGTCTACATCACCCACTTGTCTATTGCGGACATCTCCTTActcttttgcatctttattctgTCTGTCGACTATGCTTTAGATTACGAGCTCTCTTCCGGCTATTACTACACAATTGTCACATTGTCGGTGACATTTCTCTTTGGCTACAACACGGGTCTGTATCTGCTGACAGCCATCAGTGTGGAGAGGTGCCTGTCCGTCCTGTACCCCATCTGGTACCGCTGCCATCGCCCCAAGCACCAGTCAGCATTCGTCTGTGCCCTCCTGTGGGCACTTTCCTGCTTAGTGACCACCATGGAATACGTCATGTGCATTGACAGTGAAGGACAGACTCACTCCCGAAGTGACTGCAGGGCGGTGATCATCTTCATAGCCATTCTGAGCTTCCTGGTCTTCACTCCACTTATGGTGGCATCCAGCACCATCTTGGTAGTGAAGATTCGGAAGAATGCATGGGCGTCCCATTCCTCGAAGCTGTACCTTGTCATCTCGGTCACCATCATCATATTCTTCATCTTCGCCATGCCCATGAGGCTCCTCTACCTGCTCTATTATGAGTATTGGTCGACGTTCAGGAACTTGCACcacatttctcttctcttctctacaATCAGTAGCAGCGCCAACCCTTTTATTTACTTCTTCGTGGGCAGCAGCAGGAAGAAGCGGTTCAAGGAGTCTTTAAAAGTGGTTCTGACCAGAGCTTTCAAAGATGAGATGCAACCCAGGCGCCCGGAAGACCACACCACCACCACTGAAACTGAGACTGTCGTCTGA